The Desulfosporosinus acidiphilus SJ4 genome has a window encoding:
- the larA gene encoding nickel-dependent lactate racemase, which yields MNFVNLAFGKEMLKFELPSEVKIQQIEAKKSQPITNIEESIRHVLAHPLGTAPLREVVNSGDKVVIIVSDITRLWVRTDVFLPVLLDVLNEAGIPDQDISIVTATGDHRLQSDEEHRTICGAMVLARVPIYDHECQAQDLVDLGLSSRGTPIKVNRRVWEADKVILTGGIAYHLLAGFGGGRKSIAPGVCGYEMIQKNHALALAAAGTSGLHPNIKTGIMEGNPVSEDMLEIARKVGVDFILNVVVNEQKEFVYLAAGDLYEAHLAGCRVVEDIFGIEIAAKADVVFVSCGGYPKDIQLYQAIKALDNASYAVKEGGVIVLLSECSDGIGSHPFEEFFKYGDVEEMSAKLHQDFIMPGFVSLRTASICRKTPVILISSLQEDVVRGMGMHPASLPETAWQMAAELLGRKPELVYVMPYGGSTFPIIRE from the coding sequence ATGAATTTCGTAAATCTAGCTTTTGGTAAAGAAATGTTAAAGTTTGAACTTCCGTCTGAGGTCAAAATTCAGCAGATTGAGGCTAAAAAAAGCCAGCCTATAACGAACATTGAAGAGAGCATTCGCCATGTATTAGCTCATCCGCTGGGCACTGCTCCCCTTAGAGAAGTCGTTAATTCCGGGGACAAAGTGGTTATTATTGTGAGCGACATCACTCGATTATGGGTTCGTACCGACGTTTTTCTGCCAGTATTACTGGATGTTCTGAACGAGGCAGGTATTCCGGATCAGGATATTTCCATTGTCACTGCCACTGGAGACCATCGCCTGCAATCGGATGAAGAACATAGGACCATTTGCGGCGCTATGGTTTTAGCTCGTGTTCCGATCTATGACCATGAATGTCAGGCCCAGGATCTTGTAGATTTAGGTCTGTCCTCAAGAGGGACTCCTATAAAAGTTAACCGCAGAGTGTGGGAAGCAGATAAAGTGATTTTAACCGGTGGCATAGCCTACCATTTATTGGCAGGGTTTGGCGGCGGGCGTAAATCCATTGCCCCAGGAGTGTGCGGTTATGAAATGATTCAGAAAAACCATGCCTTGGCTCTGGCGGCGGCCGGAACTAGTGGATTGCATCCGAATATTAAGACGGGAATCATGGAAGGCAATCCGGTTTCCGAAGATATGTTAGAAATCGCCCGTAAAGTTGGCGTGGATTTTATTCTCAATGTGGTTGTTAACGAACAAAAGGAGTTTGTCTACTTAGCGGCAGGGGACCTTTATGAAGCTCATCTTGCCGGATGCCGCGTGGTTGAAGATATTTTTGGCATTGAAATTGCTGCAAAAGCAGACGTCGTTTTTGTCTCCTGTGGGGGATATCCTAAAGATATTCAGCTTTACCAAGCAATTAAAGCTTTAGATAATGCTTCTTATGCCGTAAAAGAAGGCGGTGTCATTGTTTTGCTCAGTGAATGTTCCGATGGAATAGGTTCCCATCCCTTCGAGGAGTTTTTTAAGTATGGTGATGTGGAAGAAATGAGTGCTAAGCTTCATCAAGACTTCATAATGCCGGGTTTTGTCAGTTTGAGAACGGCAAGTATCTGTCGTAAGACCCCGGTGATTTTAATCAGTTCCCTGCAGGAAGATGTAGTCAGAGGAATGGGGATGCACCCTGCATCTCTACCGGAGACGGCTTGGCAAATGGCTGCAGAGCTATTGGGGCGGAAGCCGGAACTTGTTTATGTAATGCCTTATGGAGGAAGCACTTTCCCTATTATAAGAGAGTAA
- a CDS encoding DUF4405 domain-containing protein — translation MLKKDYIKFGLDIIIALIFALLYNTRVFGGLAFHEIMGLGIGVIFLVHVLLNLQWVRKVTRRLFDRNLPSKTRLSCVINVLLLLSMAFTIISGLMISRILFPGLGLANQRTFHGLHVGFSYLTLVIVGVHVGLHGQWIMTIIKKALNVKKSNKIIVGVKVALALVILLEGTQLLSSQFGSDIAQIGTSISTSQQVPTNKVSGQFNENNTFDGNLHGGDRHAEGVSGDRGRDGNANTTGAIITYLGVIGGIAVLTRYFEKQVIKRT, via the coding sequence ATGCTGAAAAAGGATTACATTAAATTTGGGCTGGATATTATTATCGCTCTAATCTTCGCATTGCTTTATAATACACGCGTTTTTGGAGGATTAGCTTTCCACGAAATAATGGGATTAGGAATAGGGGTAATATTTCTGGTGCATGTCCTGCTTAACTTGCAATGGGTTAGAAAAGTTACACGAAGATTATTTGATCGTAACTTGCCGAGTAAAACCCGCCTTAGCTGCGTCATAAACGTTTTGCTGTTGCTCTCGATGGCATTTACTATCATAAGCGGACTTATGATCTCAAGAATATTATTTCCCGGGTTAGGTTTAGCGAATCAACGAACGTTTCATGGCTTGCATGTTGGTTTTTCCTATCTAACCCTTGTAATCGTTGGAGTTCATGTTGGACTTCATGGGCAATGGATAATGACTATAATTAAAAAGGCATTAAATGTGAAAAAATCAAACAAAATTATTGTCGGGGTTAAAGTCGCCTTAGCCCTGGTTATATTGCTTGAGGGTACCCAATTACTTTCAAGCCAATTTGGCAGCGATATAGCACAGATAGGAACGAGCATTAGTACGTCACAACAAGTGCCGACCAATAAAGTTAGTGGCCAATTCAATGAGAATAATACATTTGACGGTAACCTTCATGGGGGGGATAGGCACGCGGAGGGCGTGAGCGGTGATAGAGGACGGGACGGAAATGCAAATACGACAGGTGCGATAATAACCTATTTAGGTGTAATTGGTGGAATAGCAGTACTCACACGTTATTTTGAAAAGCAAGTCATTAAAAGGACCTGA
- a CDS encoding ABC transporter ATP-binding protein, with amino-acid sequence MLEIKDIHSYYGMSHILFGLSLNVAQGEVVALLGRNGVGKTTTLKSIMGIVPPKSGQITFRGQNITKTPTNRLVKLGICYVPDSRRIFSDLSVRENLEIAAGIRTGSWTIDKVHDLFPVLKKYENRRGGNLSGGEQQMLSIARALLGNPDLLLLDEPTEGLAPLIVRELEGQISELCSTGMSILLAEQNLKSALKLANRCYILERGQVRFEGTVEALSENEEIRTKYLLV; translated from the coding sequence ATGCTAGAAATCAAGGACATTCACAGTTATTACGGTATGAGTCATATTTTATTCGGCTTATCCTTAAACGTCGCTCAAGGAGAAGTGGTAGCTCTTCTGGGTCGAAACGGTGTGGGCAAAACAACCACACTTAAAAGCATCATGGGAATCGTTCCGCCCAAATCAGGTCAAATAACATTTCGCGGTCAGAATATCACTAAAACCCCCACCAATCGTTTGGTTAAATTAGGAATTTGTTATGTTCCTGACAGCCGCAGGATATTCTCCGATCTCTCTGTCCGGGAAAATCTTGAGATTGCTGCCGGCATTCGAACCGGCAGCTGGACCATTGATAAAGTACACGACTTATTCCCGGTACTTAAGAAATATGAAAATCGCCGCGGCGGCAATTTAAGCGGCGGTGAGCAGCAAATGCTCAGTATTGCCCGTGCCTTGCTTGGTAATCCGGACCTTTTGCTTTTAGACGAACCGACAGAAGGACTTGCCCCATTAATTGTCCGAGAGCTTGAAGGGCAAATTTCGGAACTTTGTTCCACAGGGATGTCAATCCTCTTAGCTGAACAGAATCTAAAATCCGCCCTCAAATTAGCAAATCGCTGTTACATCCTTGAACGCGGTCAAGTTCGTTTCGAGGGAACGGTTGAAGCCCTATCCGAAAATGAAGAAATAAGGACAAAATATTTGCTTGTATAA
- a CDS encoding ABC transporter ATP-binding protein has product MLQIDQLKKSFDGYQAIANANLSVPPGEVVAVIGPNGAGKSTLFNLITGHLTADSGSIRFQDTDITKCTPYQICHCGIGRSFQLINIFSSLTVLENIQTAVLARHRLERKLFKPAKRLLREETLEVLASFGLVRFKDQLCSSLSYGDQKVLEIAIALGSKPKLLLLDEPTAGMSPDETQKIVHLIKRLSQDEGLTILLTEHDTDLVFDVAQKIMVLHQGQTIAQGLPEDIRNDKSVQNAYLGETGVC; this is encoded by the coding sequence ATGCTCCAAATTGATCAACTAAAAAAATCCTTTGACGGTTATCAAGCCATAGCAAATGCTAACCTTTCTGTTCCCCCGGGAGAAGTCGTTGCTGTCATTGGGCCCAACGGTGCCGGGAAATCCACGCTGTTTAATCTTATTACAGGTCATTTAACTGCCGATTCAGGCTCTATCCGTTTCCAGGATACAGATATCACGAAATGTACCCCTTATCAAATTTGTCACTGTGGTATCGGGAGATCATTTCAGCTTATTAATATATTTTCTAGTTTAACAGTCTTGGAGAACATCCAAACTGCTGTCCTAGCCCGACATCGTCTTGAGCGAAAATTGTTTAAACCGGCCAAAAGACTTCTGAGGGAAGAGACTCTGGAAGTTCTCGCTAGCTTTGGACTTGTAAGATTTAAGGATCAATTATGCAGCTCTCTTTCCTATGGCGACCAAAAGGTTCTGGAGATTGCCATAGCACTTGGAAGCAAGCCAAAACTCCTTCTCTTGGATGAACCTACGGCTGGAATGTCTCCTGATGAAACCCAAAAAATTGTTCATCTCATTAAACGATTGTCTCAGGATGAAGGCCTGACCATACTGCTTACTGAACACGACACAGATCTTGTCTTCGATGTTGCCCAAAAAATCATGGTCCTGCACCAAGGGCAGACCATTGCTCAAGGCCTGCCCGAAGATATACGCAACGATAAATCTGTGCAAAATGCCTATTTGGGGGAAACTGGAGTATGCTAG
- a CDS encoding branched-chain amino acid ABC transporter permease, with protein sequence MSENNSPLVKTTQSKIPNLLGFGLAMIGIIILLFIPTMVPPYYSYLLATIFTTALLATSLNLVLGYGGLLHLHHGVFYGIGAYTVAVVMTKTTWPFAVAVILGPILAAVAALVIGWFCVRLRGLYFGMLTLALGQLVWAIVYRWNALTNGDNGIHAVPVPDFLTSINSVYYTTLLVLLLSLVILYLITKSPFGLTLLATRDNPVRSESIGINVKQHRLIAFVIAGFFAGVAGVLFVLIERSVAPSLLFWSKSAEILIMCLMGGLTVFLGPTLGAAILVLISMIVGLYTEYWLLVLGFLLLILVLFLPQGILGFVADKIQGQRQRGESSDAPN encoded by the coding sequence ATGTCAGAAAATAATAGCCCCTTAGTAAAAACAACCCAAAGCAAAATTCCAAACCTTCTGGGTTTTGGACTAGCTATGATTGGAATCATAATTCTCCTCTTTATTCCAACGATGGTTCCACCTTATTATAGTTATTTGTTAGCCACCATTTTCACGACAGCGTTGCTGGCAACTAGCTTGAATCTAGTATTAGGCTACGGAGGACTGCTTCACTTACACCATGGAGTGTTTTACGGCATCGGAGCTTATACTGTCGCTGTCGTTATGACCAAAACCACTTGGCCTTTTGCCGTGGCAGTCATCCTGGGACCTATCCTGGCGGCAGTGGCTGCCTTAGTGATTGGCTGGTTTTGTGTCCGTTTGAGAGGACTATATTTTGGTATGCTCACCTTAGCCTTAGGGCAGTTGGTTTGGGCGATTGTCTACCGCTGGAATGCCCTTACCAACGGCGATAATGGAATTCATGCTGTTCCTGTGCCGGATTTTCTGACGTCAATTAACTCTGTTTATTACACAACTCTTTTGGTTCTGCTCCTTTCGCTGGTTATTCTCTATCTGATCACTAAATCTCCTTTTGGTCTCACTTTGTTGGCAACCCGAGACAATCCGGTGCGCTCGGAAAGCATTGGGATCAATGTCAAACAACATCGTCTCATCGCCTTTGTGATAGCAGGTTTCTTCGCCGGAGTAGCCGGGGTACTTTTTGTACTGATCGAGCGTTCCGTAGCACCCTCCCTCTTGTTCTGGAGTAAGTCAGCCGAAATATTAATTATGTGTCTGATGGGGGGATTGACAGTTTTCCTCGGACCAACATTAGGTGCCGCTATCCTGGTTCTTATCTCCATGATCGTGGGACTTTACACTGAATATTGGCTTTTAGTCCTCGGCTTTCTCTTGCTGATCTTAGTACTATTCTTACCTCAAGGAATTCTCGGTTTTGTTGCTGACAAAATTCAAGGGCAAAGACAGAGAGGAGAAAGTTCTGATGCTCCAAATTGA
- a CDS encoding branched-chain amino acid ABC transporter permease: protein MDIATLLNQLLIGLSRGMIFFIVAAGLTLIFGVLRITNFAHGSLYMLGAFIAYTVSTSLGQGHYGFWLALLVAPLIVMIISLIIERGLLRFIYNRDHLTQMLLTYSLVLITGDAVKIIWGAEYKSMNIPAGLRGSISLWGTSLPVYNAFLLFIGPLVALGLWFFLAKTHLGKICRATATDREMVDILGINSTRVFALVFALGGWLAGLGGTLIAPTTAISMGMDANILIYAFLIVVIGGLGNIWGALISSIIIGVGEAIGVLFIPSVSIVLPYIIAGILLIFRPSGLLKSVW from the coding sequence ATGGATATAGCAACTCTTTTAAACCAGTTGTTAATAGGCCTCAGCCGAGGAATGATTTTCTTTATCGTCGCCGCGGGACTTACTCTTATCTTCGGAGTTCTGCGGATTACAAATTTTGCTCACGGATCGCTTTATATGCTGGGAGCATTTATCGCATACACCGTCTCGACCTCCTTAGGTCAAGGTCATTATGGCTTCTGGCTGGCTCTGCTTGTCGCTCCCCTTATCGTGATGATTATAAGTCTCATCATAGAACGGGGCTTGCTGCGTTTCATTTATAATCGAGATCACTTAACTCAAATGCTCTTAACCTATTCCCTTGTGCTTATTACCGGCGACGCAGTTAAAATTATTTGGGGAGCCGAATATAAATCCATGAATATCCCGGCAGGGCTAAGAGGTTCTATATCCTTATGGGGGACTTCTCTCCCAGTGTATAATGCTTTCCTGCTGTTCATCGGGCCTCTGGTGGCACTCGGATTATGGTTCTTCTTAGCCAAAACTCATCTGGGCAAAATATGCCGGGCAACGGCAACTGACCGGGAGATGGTAGACATTCTGGGCATCAACAGCACTCGCGTCTTTGCTTTGGTTTTTGCTTTGGGAGGATGGCTGGCAGGATTAGGAGGAACCCTAATTGCTCCTACAACTGCTATTTCTATGGGGATGGATGCTAATATTCTCATTTATGCCTTCTTAATTGTAGTCATTGGTGGCTTAGGTAATATCTGGGGAGCCCTTATCAGTTCAATCATTATAGGAGTCGGGGAGGCCATCGGAGTTTTGTTCATCCCCAGTGTCTCTATTGTTCTTCCTTATATAATCGCAGGAATTCTGCTTATTTTCAGGCCTTCCGGTTTATTGAAATCTGTCTGGTAG
- a CDS encoding ABC transporter substrate-binding protein — translation MVRMVGKARGKSSSLMRIGSLLLTTALLVTGCGNTPTSSSGQKAVKVGIVDTYTGGASVYAKDSLDGFKLAVKEIEAKGGPKIDFVTRDDEFKPDKATSWAKELVMRDQVDFLAGTTNSAGSLAVSQYAKENKVPFIDWGGMSDKVTGADGHRYVFSTLPNTAIIGKAGAVQISKTPYKKIWFAGSDYEYGHSVINNLWSNLQTIDPGIQKMGETWWQVGETDFTPYINAIRSKKPDLLVVGTGGADMVAFMKAVKATGLVQDIPVWAHTCYDPATLRPLGDQAPIGVLGTNPYLYNYPDTEANKAFVAAFKKEYNREPAAFALYGYMAGQFLGQAIEKAGSTDKEKIIDALEGLTIDTPVGKATIRKEDHQVEIPMSYGVIGKVDGKIGAVDLHTLSADEIMPTLDDIQKARANTKK, via the coding sequence ATGGTTAGAATGGTAGGAAAAGCAAGAGGAAAATCCAGCAGTTTAATGCGTATAGGTTCTTTACTGTTAACGACGGCCTTGCTGGTAACAGGGTGTGGAAATACTCCAACCTCATCATCGGGCCAAAAGGCTGTTAAAGTGGGAATCGTCGATACATATACCGGAGGGGCCTCCGTCTATGCCAAAGATTCTTTAGATGGTTTTAAGTTGGCCGTCAAGGAAATTGAGGCTAAAGGCGGACCTAAGATTGATTTTGTAACCCGCGATGATGAGTTTAAACCTGACAAAGCAACAAGCTGGGCAAAAGAGTTAGTTATGCGTGATCAAGTTGACTTCCTGGCAGGAACCACTAATAGCGCAGGCTCTTTAGCTGTTTCTCAATACGCCAAGGAAAACAAAGTTCCGTTCATTGATTGGGGCGGGATGAGTGACAAAGTAACCGGGGCAGACGGTCACCGCTACGTCTTTAGTACTTTGCCCAATACGGCCATTATCGGCAAAGCAGGAGCTGTCCAAATCTCCAAGACACCCTACAAAAAGATTTGGTTTGCCGGCAGCGATTATGAATACGGTCACTCAGTCATTAACAACCTTTGGTCAAACTTGCAAACAATTGATCCGGGTATTCAAAAAATGGGGGAAACTTGGTGGCAGGTCGGTGAAACAGATTTCACCCCTTACATTAACGCCATTCGCAGCAAGAAACCCGATCTTCTCGTGGTAGGCACCGGAGGAGCCGATATGGTGGCCTTTATGAAAGCTGTCAAGGCAACCGGCTTAGTTCAAGATATACCGGTCTGGGCTCATACCTGTTATGACCCTGCAACCTTGAGACCCTTGGGCGACCAGGCCCCCATTGGAGTCTTAGGGACAAATCCCTATCTCTACAACTACCCGGACACTGAGGCCAACAAAGCTTTCGTTGCCGCCTTCAAAAAGGAATACAACCGTGAACCCGCAGCCTTTGCTTTATACGGTTATATGGCCGGCCAGTTCTTAGGCCAGGCCATTGAAAAAGCCGGGAGTACTGACAAAGAAAAGATCATCGATGCCCTGGAAGGCTTAACGATTGATACACCAGTCGGCAAGGCCACTATTCGTAAAGAAGATCATCAGGTGGAGATTCCCATGTCCTATGGGGTCATTGGCAAAGTGGACGGAAAAATCGGTGCCGTAGACCTCCACACGTTAAGTGCCGATGAAATTATGCCTACCCTTGATGATATTCAAAAAGCAAGAGCTAATACGAAGAAATAG
- a CDS encoding SufB/SufD family protein: MLNALDKQMLEKVADLHEIPQGAFNIRKNGAGVQRNTTANIDIVTKTDKPGIDVIVKPYTKGESVHIPVIVTEESINDVVYNTFEIGEYSDVVVVAGCGIHNCGSHKSQHDGIHNFFVRRGAKLKYVEKHYGQGEGTGERVLNPKTIIEAEEGAVVELEMVQIKGIDHTKRDTEIRLMDKAKLVITERLLTNKDQDAESNITVELIGADSSAQIISRSVAQDNSKQEFYFDLVGRNKGRGHIQCDAIIMHNAQVLSTPKISAHHSEAQLIHEAAIGRIESEQLIKLMSLGFSESEAEDTILNGFLK; this comes from the coding sequence ATGCTCAATGCGCTGGATAAACAAATGTTAGAGAAGGTGGCAGACCTTCATGAAATACCACAGGGAGCTTTCAATATTCGCAAGAATGGTGCTGGCGTTCAGAGAAATACTACCGCCAATATCGACATCGTTACGAAAACGGATAAACCCGGCATTGACGTAATCGTTAAACCGTATACTAAAGGCGAAAGTGTCCATATTCCTGTAATTGTCACTGAAGAATCAATCAATGATGTCGTCTATAACACCTTTGAAATCGGGGAATACTCTGATGTCGTAGTTGTTGCAGGCTGCGGAATTCATAATTGCGGAAGCCACAAGTCCCAACACGACGGAATCCACAATTTCTTTGTCCGCCGCGGAGCAAAACTTAAGTACGTCGAAAAACACTACGGCCAGGGAGAAGGAACCGGTGAACGGGTTCTTAATCCCAAGACAATCATTGAAGCCGAAGAGGGTGCTGTGGTGGAACTTGAAATGGTTCAGATCAAAGGAATCGACCACACAAAAAGAGACACCGAGATTCGGCTTATGGATAAGGCTAAGCTTGTCATCACTGAACGTCTTCTTACTAACAAGGACCAAGATGCGGAGTCTAACATCACCGTTGAATTAATAGGGGCAGATTCTTCGGCCCAGATTATCTCTCGCTCCGTCGCCCAGGACAATTCCAAACAGGAATTTTATTTTGACTTAGTTGGACGCAATAAGGGCCGAGGTCATATTCAATGTGATGCTATCATCATGCACAATGCTCAAGTCCTCTCTACTCCGAAAATTTCCGCCCATCACAGTGAAGCACAATTGATCCATGAAGCCGCCATCGGCCGAATTGAATCAGAACAATTAATTAAGCTGATGTCCCTGGGATTCTCAGAATCGGAAGCAGAGGATACCATCCTTAACGGTTTCCTAAAGTAA
- a CDS encoding ABC transporter ATP-binding protein yields the protein MLEIQNVSLGLNEDKGVEILKEINLKFFEKKIYVITGPNGGGKSSLAKLIMGVYNPTAGKLLLDGQDITNLSITERARLGIGYAFQNPPRFKGIKVKELLKMAASHNPENINICDLLFDVGLCAQDYLNRDVDTSLSGGEMKRIEIATVLARNLKLAVFDEPEAGIDLWSFQKLAETFKNIHLKYDTTIVIISHQERIMELADEIILLSGGRISEQSERDTILAKILNNDSCLCGSNCAKGVNQNAQCAG from the coding sequence ATGCTGGAAATCCAGAATGTGTCTCTGGGCCTCAATGAGGATAAAGGGGTCGAAATCCTCAAAGAGATTAATTTGAAGTTTTTTGAGAAAAAAATATATGTTATTACCGGACCCAATGGTGGGGGGAAATCTTCTCTAGCCAAATTAATTATGGGAGTTTATAACCCTACTGCAGGAAAACTTTTACTTGATGGACAAGATATTACGAACCTGAGTATTACCGAAAGAGCCCGTTTGGGAATAGGATATGCCTTCCAAAATCCACCCCGCTTTAAAGGGATCAAAGTAAAAGAACTCCTTAAAATGGCAGCTTCGCATAACCCCGAAAACATAAATATTTGTGATTTGCTCTTTGATGTAGGGCTATGTGCCCAGGATTATCTCAACAGAGATGTTGATACCAGTCTATCCGGCGGCGAAATGAAACGAATTGAAATCGCCACGGTACTCGCCCGAAACCTTAAGCTGGCGGTGTTTGACGAACCGGAAGCTGGTATTGATTTATGGAGCTTCCAGAAGCTTGCCGAAACATTCAAAAACATTCATCTGAAATACGATACCACAATCGTGATTATCTCTCATCAAGAACGCATTATGGAATTGGCTGATGAAATTATTTTATTGTCTGGCGGAAGGATTAGTGAGCAATCCGAACGTGACACAATTTTAGCCAAAATCCTAAATAACGATTCTTGTCTTTGCGGTTCAAACTGCGCGAAAGGAGTTAATCAAAATGCTCAATGCGCTGGATAA